A DNA window from Castanea sativa cultivar Marrone di Chiusa Pesio chromosome 7, ASM4071231v1 contains the following coding sequences:
- the LOC142642511 gene encoding putative transcription factor bHLH086: MALAKDRMLHDSCMGSVHQLVPDLSSPGPNYAVDDDECNKVALQEVAGLESTGFVKNVGMNSNAFVFRPTHYQPAHEEAHSLINFKNGYGNGNFMHSSCESLLSFEQSERSSQNSFLKTNNQKVEYSMWEGNFSDQSYQRNQISSKCSSEPRLFAEFNCFQTASNYSSITNTTTKENQHEDGAYGWLYSEEPVDTDSIHESGTHDTSFHKRPHMGESTQASKNQFTNANKKPKPKSSLSKDPQSIAAKNRRERISERLKVLQELVPNGSKVDLVTMLEKAISYVKFLQLQVKVLATDEFWPVQGGKAPDISQVKEAIDAILCCQRDTDSSSK, translated from the exons ATGGCTCTTGCCAAGGACCGAATGCTACACGATTCATGCATGGGCTCGGTTCATCAATTAGTCCCAGACCTTTCCTCACCAGGACCTAATTATGcagttgatgatgatgaatgtAACAAGGTGGCGCTTCAAGAAGTAGCCGGGTTGGAGAGTACTGGGTTTGTCAAGAATGTTGGCATGAATTCTAACGCGTTTGTGTTTAGGCCAACACATTATCAACCAGCTCATGAAGAAGCTCACTCGTTGATAAACTTCAAAAACGGGTATGGTAATGGTAATTTTATGCATAGTAGTTGTGAATCTTTGCTTAGCTTTGAGCAAAGTGAACGTTCTTCTCAGAACAGTTTCTTGAAAACTAATAATCAAAAAGTAGAGTACTCAATGTGGGAGGGAAATTTCAGCGATCAGAGTTACCAACGGAATCAAATTAGTTCGAAATGCAGCAGTGAGCCTCGCCTATTTGCGGAGTTCAATTGTTTTCAGACAGCTAGCAATTACAGCTCCATCACTAATAccacaacaaaagaaaaccaGCATGAGGATGGTGCATATGGATGGTTATACTCAGAAGAACCTGTGGACACTGATAGCATTCATGAGTCTGGAACACATGATACAAGCTTCCACAAGCGGCCTCATATG GGAGAGAGCACACAAGCTTCAAAGAACCAATTCACCAATGCAAATAAGAAGCCAAAGCCAAAGTCAAGTTTGTCAAAAGACCCGCAAAGTATTGCTGCCAAG AATCGAAGAGAGAGGATTAGCGAGCGGCTTAAAGTACTACAAGAACTTGTACCTAATGGTTCCAAG GTTGATCTTGTAACCATGTTAGAAAAAGCCATTAGTTATGTCAAGTTTCTTCAACTTCAAGTAAAG GTGTTGGCAACAGATGAATTTTGGCCGGTTCAAGGTGGGAAAGCTCCTGATATTTCTCAAGTAAAGGAAGCAATTGATGCTATTCTCTGCTGTCAGAGAGACACAGACTCAAGCTCAAAGTAA